The following proteins come from a genomic window of Paucimonas lemoignei:
- a CDS encoding CAAX amino terminal protease family protein yields the protein MPATRWTSLTLLTLGYCLALSHGVLSLPATITFGLLIMAGVCVTQFKQRPVMWFGHGLFIALTLALASHWLPGFYSERVIAAQRFSEHAAPFSMYLNLDKPLAGFWILLACPWALTAVRARRAANTSALMLLLTSSICLGTALLLGVVGWAPKWPEQSLIWLLNNLLLVTLTEELLFRAYLQGGLQHLSRRVPYGPALALGLAAMLFGLAHLGGGWQWALLAGIAGLGYGLAFRYGGLPAAVVTHFGVNVLHFSLFTYPMFDR from the coding sequence ATGCCGGCAACACGCTGGACCAGCCTGACTTTATTGACCCTGGGTTATTGCCTGGCCCTGAGCCATGGCGTACTCAGCCTCCCCGCGACCATCACCTTCGGCTTGCTGATCATGGCGGGTGTGTGCGTCACCCAATTCAAACAACGCCCGGTAATGTGGTTCGGCCACGGACTGTTCATCGCGCTGACGCTGGCACTGGCCAGCCATTGGTTGCCGGGGTTTTACAGCGAGCGAGTGATCGCCGCACAGCGCTTTTCGGAGCACGCGGCGCCCTTCTCGATGTACCTGAACCTCGACAAACCCTTGGCCGGCTTCTGGATTCTATTGGCCTGCCCCTGGGCTTTGACGGCGGTGCGCGCGAGACGAGCCGCCAACACTTCTGCCCTGATGCTGCTCCTCACCAGCAGCATCTGCCTTGGCACGGCGCTGCTGCTCGGGGTTGTCGGCTGGGCACCGAAATGGCCGGAGCAAAGCCTGATCTGGCTGCTGAACAACCTGCTGCTGGTGACGCTCACGGAAGAACTGTTGTTCCGCGCTTATCTGCAAGGTGGCTTGCAGCATCTATCGAGGCGTGTGCCTTATGGCCCTGCGCTGGCCCTTGGCCTTGCGGCCATGCTGTTCGGGCTTGCGCATCTGGGCGGCGGCTGGCAATGGGCATTACTCGCCGGAATCGCCGGTCTGGGCTACGGCCTGGCCTTTCGTTACGGTGGTTTACCGGCCGCAGTGGTGACGCATTTTGGCGTGAATGTGCTGCATTTCAGCCTTTTCACCTACCCCATGTTCGACCGCTGA
- the rlmM gene encoding RNA 2'-O-ribose methyltransferase yields the protein MNTLFMHCRPGFEGEVCSEIAEHAARLNVSGYAKAKPSAAYAEFVCTEDDGAERLMNGQRFSKLIFPRQWARGVFLDLPETDRISVILSHMANFATCGSLWLEVVDTNDGKELSNFCRKFEAPLRKALTEAGKLVDDPRKPRLLLTFKSGREVFLGVAEADNCAMWPMGIPRLKFPREAPSRSTLKLEEAWHHFIPRDQWDERLSGDMTGVDLGAAPGGWTYQLVRRGMLVTAIDNGPMAESLMDTGLVQHLMADGFTFKPRQPVDWMVCDIVEKPARNAALLETWLGEGLCREAVVNLKLPMKQRYAEVSRLLQRIEEGFIARGIRVEIGCKQLYHDREEVTCHLRRLDGKRKA from the coding sequence ATGAATACTCTGTTTATGCACTGCCGTCCGGGCTTCGAAGGCGAAGTCTGTTCGGAGATCGCCGAGCACGCGGCGCGTCTGAATGTCTCTGGCTATGCCAAGGCCAAACCAAGCGCGGCCTATGCCGAATTCGTCTGCACCGAGGACGACGGCGCCGAGCGGCTGATGAACGGCCAGCGCTTCTCGAAACTGATTTTCCCTCGGCAGTGGGCGCGGGGTGTGTTTCTGGACTTGCCGGAAACCGACCGCATCAGCGTCATCCTCTCGCACATGGCCAACTTCGCCACGTGCGGCAGCCTGTGGCTGGAGGTGGTGGACACCAACGACGGCAAGGAGCTCTCCAACTTCTGTCGTAAATTCGAAGCCCCGCTGCGCAAGGCGCTGACGGAGGCTGGCAAGCTGGTGGACGACCCTCGCAAACCGCGTTTGCTGTTGACCTTCAAAAGTGGGCGCGAAGTGTTTCTGGGTGTGGCTGAAGCCGATAACTGCGCGATGTGGCCCATGGGCATCCCGCGTCTGAAATTCCCCCGAGAAGCGCCGAGCCGCTCGACCCTCAAGCTGGAAGAGGCCTGGCACCACTTCATCCCCCGGGATCAGTGGGACGAGCGTTTATCGGGTGACATGACCGGCGTAGACCTTGGCGCTGCGCCGGGTGGCTGGACCTACCAACTGGTGCGTCGCGGCATGCTGGTGACGGCCATCGACAACGGCCCCATGGCCGAAAGCCTGATGGATACCGGGCTGGTTCAGCACTTGATGGCCGACGGCTTCACCTTCAAGCCACGTCAGCCGGTGGACTGGATGGTGTGCGACATTGTCGAGAAACCCGCGCGCAATGCTGCGTTGCTGGAGACCTGGCTGGGTGAAGGCCTGTGCCGCGAAGCAGTGGTCAATCTCAAACTGCCGATGAAACAGCGCTACGCCGAAGTCAGTCGTTTGCTGCAACGGATCGAAGAAGGTTTCATCGCCCGGGGCATCCGGGTCGAAATCGGCTGCAAGCAGCTGTATCACGACCGCGAAGAAGTGACCTGCCATCTGCGCCGGCTGGACGGGAAGCGCAAGGCCTGA
- the hpd gene encoding 4-hydroxyphenylpyruvate dioxygenase produces MHRSIATVSLSGTLPEKLEAIAAAGFDGVEIFENDLLYYDGSPRHVRQICADLGIAITLFQPFRDFEGCRRDRLQRNLERAERKFDLMQELGTDLVLVCSNSAADSLGEESILLDDLSALAERAGARQLRVGYEALAWGRHVNTWQQVWNLVKQIDHPALGVLLDSFHTLSLKGDPSAIAQIPGDKIFFVQMADAPLLAMDVMEWSRHFRCFPGQGEFDLPGFLAPILKSGYTGPLSLEIFNDGFRAAPPRANAADGLRSLLYLEEKTRLLLEQEHQPVAKDLLFSPPPASTYNGVEFLEFAVDDSQGARLAGWLGNLGFTKLGQHRSKAVSLMGQGDIKIVLNAEPYSFAHSFFEAHGPSLCATALRVENGSSALERAQAFKGQPYRGLVGPNEREIPSVRAPDGSLIYLVEPAAPGQSIYDTDFVINPATQAGGGLQRIDHMAMALPADSLDSWVLFYKSLLDFKADDEVVLPDPYGLVKSRALRSRCSTVRLPLNISENRNTAISHALSSYRGSGVHHIAFACEDIFAEVSRAKEAGLKLLDIPLNYYDDLAARFDFDDEFLSELAYYNVLYDRDAQGGELFHVYTEPFDDRFFFEILQRKNGYVGYGAANVAVRLAAMAKTRSGAARQARL; encoded by the coding sequence ATGCATCGTTCGATTGCCACCGTTTCCTTGAGCGGTACCCTGCCGGAAAAACTCGAAGCCATCGCCGCTGCCGGCTTTGATGGCGTCGAGATTTTCGAGAACGACCTGCTGTACTACGACGGCAGCCCACGTCATGTGCGGCAGATCTGCGCCGATCTCGGGATCGCCATCACGCTGTTCCAGCCCTTTCGCGATTTTGAAGGTTGCCGCCGCGATCGATTGCAGCGCAACCTCGAACGGGCTGAACGCAAGTTCGACCTGATGCAGGAGCTGGGCACTGACCTGGTGCTGGTCTGCAGCAACAGCGCGGCCGATTCCCTGGGCGAAGAAAGTATCCTGCTCGATGACTTGTCCGCCCTGGCCGAGCGGGCAGGGGCCCGACAATTGCGCGTCGGTTATGAGGCCCTCGCCTGGGGGCGGCACGTCAATACCTGGCAGCAAGTCTGGAATCTGGTGAAGCAGATTGATCATCCTGCCCTTGGCGTGCTGCTCGACAGCTTTCACACCTTGTCCCTCAAGGGTGACCCTAGCGCCATTGCGCAGATTCCCGGTGACAAGATCTTCTTTGTGCAAATGGCCGATGCGCCGCTGCTGGCCATGGACGTCATGGAGTGGAGTCGGCATTTCCGCTGCTTCCCGGGCCAGGGCGAGTTTGACTTGCCGGGTTTCCTCGCGCCGATTCTGAAAAGCGGTTACACCGGCCCGCTGTCCCTGGAAATCTTCAACGATGGTTTCCGCGCCGCGCCGCCACGAGCCAATGCGGCCGATGGCCTGCGCTCTTTGTTGTATCTGGAAGAAAAGACCCGCCTGCTGCTGGAGCAGGAACATCAGCCGGTGGCCAAGGACCTGCTGTTCAGCCCGCCGCCTGCGAGCACCTACAACGGCGTCGAGTTTCTCGAATTTGCCGTGGACGACAGCCAGGGCGCGCGGCTCGCCGGTTGGCTGGGCAATCTGGGTTTCACCAAGCTGGGTCAGCATCGCTCCAAGGCCGTCAGCCTGATGGGCCAGGGCGATATCAAGATTGTGCTGAACGCTGAACCCTATTCCTTTGCCCACAGTTTCTTCGAAGCCCACGGCCCATCGCTGTGCGCCACGGCGTTGCGGGTGGAAAACGGCTCGTCGGCGCTGGAGCGTGCGCAAGCGTTCAAAGGCCAGCCTTATCGTGGGTTGGTGGGCCCCAACGAGCGTGAGATTCCCTCGGTTCGCGCGCCGGACGGCAGTCTGATTTACCTGGTGGAACCTGCAGCGCCGGGGCAATCGATCTACGACACCGACTTTGTCATCAACCCTGCAACCCAGGCGGGCGGTGGCTTGCAGCGCATCGACCACATGGCCATGGCGCTGCCAGCCGATAGCCTCGACAGCTGGGTACTGTTCTATAAGAGCCTGCTGGATTTCAAAGCCGACGATGAAGTGGTGCTGCCCGACCCTTACGGCCTGGTGAAAAGCCGGGCCTTGCGCAGCCGCTGCAGCACCGTGCGTTTGCCCCTCAATATTTCGGAAAACCGCAACACTGCCATCTCTCACGCGCTCTCCAGTTACCGAGGCTCAGGCGTGCACCACATCGCGTTTGCCTGCGAGGATATCTTCGCCGAGGTCAGCCGGGCCAAAGAGGCAGGGCTCAAGCTGCTGGACATCCCGCTCAATTACTACGACGATTTGGCCGCGCGCTTTGATTTCGACGATGAATTCCTCAGCGAACTGGCCTATTACAACGTGCTCTATGATCGCGACGCCCAGGGTGGCGAGCTGTTTCATGTGTACACCGAGCCGTTTGATGACCGTTTCTTCTTCGAAATTCTGCAGCGCAAGAATGGCTATGTGGGTTACGGCGCGGCCAACGTGGCTGTACGTCTGGCAGCCATGGCCAAGACACGCAGCGGTGCGGCGCGTCAGGCCAGGCTTTGA
- the acnA gene encoding aconitate hydratase, whose protein sequence is MSSLDSLKSLKTLEIDNKTFHYFSLPEAAKTLGDLDRLPMSLKVLLENLLRWEDDKTVTGADLTALAAWLSERRSDREIQYRPARVLMQDFTGVPAVVDLAAMRAAVAKAGGDPQRINPLSPVDLVIDHSVMVDNFGDADAFEQNVDIEMQRNGERYAFLRWGQSAFDNFSVVPPGTGICHQVNLEYLGRTVWTKDEDGRTYAFPDTLVGTDSHTTMINGLGVLGWGVGGIEAEAAMLGQPVSMLIPEVIGFKLTGKLKEGITATDLVLTVTQMLRKKGVVGKFVEFYGDGLADLPLADRATIANMAPEYGATCGFFPVDEVTLDYLRLSGRPDQTVKLVEAYCKAQGLWRLPGQEPVFTDSLELDMTSVEASLAGPKRPQDRVALPNVAQAFSDFLGLQLKPTQKDEGRLESEGGGGVAVGNADQVSGEAEYEYGGQTYRLKNGAVVIAAITSCTNTSNPSVMMAAGLVAKKAVEKGLTTKPWVKTSLAPGSKVVTDYYQAAGLTQYLDALGFDLVGYGCTTCIGNSGPLREPIEKAIQQSDLTVASVLSGNRNFEGRVHPLVKTNWLASPPLVVAYALAGSVRVDISSEPLGQGSDGQPVYLRDIWPSQKEIAEAVEQVNTGMFHKEYAEVFAGDAQWQAIEVPQAATYVWQDDSTYIQHPPFFDDIAGPLPVIEDVRSARVLALLGDSVTTDHISPAGNIKSDSPAGRYLREQGVEPRDFNSYGSRRGNHEVMMRGTFANIRIRNEMLGGEEGGYTLHVPTDEKLPIYDAAMRYQAEGTPLVVIAGQEYGTGSSRDWAAKGTNLLGVKAVIAESFERIHRSNLVGMGVLPLQFKNGQSRKTLNLNGKETLDISGLTHADLQPGMSLRLTITREDASQEVVDVLCRIDTLNEVEYFKAGGILHYVLRQLIAS, encoded by the coding sequence ATGTCCTCCCTCGATAGCCTGAAAAGCCTTAAAACCCTGGAAATCGACAACAAGACTTTTCACTATTTCAGCCTGCCCGAAGCCGCCAAGACCTTGGGCGACCTGGACAGATTGCCGATGTCCCTGAAGGTCCTGCTGGAAAACCTGTTGCGCTGGGAGGACGACAAGACCGTCACCGGCGCCGACCTCACCGCCCTGGCCGCCTGGTTGAGCGAACGGCGCTCGGACCGTGAAATCCAGTACCGCCCGGCCCGGGTGCTGATGCAAGACTTCACCGGCGTGCCCGCCGTGGTCGACCTGGCCGCCATGCGTGCTGCCGTGGCCAAGGCCGGTGGCGATCCGCAGCGTATCAACCCGCTGTCGCCGGTGGACTTGGTGATCGACCACTCGGTGATGGTCGACAATTTCGGCGATGCCGATGCGTTCGAACAGAACGTCGACATCGAAATGCAGCGCAATGGCGAGCGCTACGCGTTCCTGCGCTGGGGCCAGAGCGCCTTTGATAACTTCAGCGTGGTGCCACCGGGCACTGGCATCTGCCACCAGGTCAACCTTGAATACCTGGGCCGCACGGTCTGGACCAAAGACGAAGACGGCCGCACTTACGCCTTCCCCGATACCCTGGTGGGCACCGATTCGCACACCACCATGATCAACGGCCTCGGCGTACTGGGCTGGGGCGTGGGCGGTATCGAGGCAGAAGCGGCGATGCTGGGCCAGCCGGTGTCGATGCTGATCCCGGAAGTGATCGGCTTCAAACTGACCGGCAAACTCAAGGAAGGCATCACCGCCACCGACCTGGTGTTGACGGTCACGCAGATGCTGCGCAAGAAAGGCGTGGTGGGTAAATTCGTCGAGTTTTATGGCGACGGCCTGGCCGACCTGCCGTTGGCCGACCGCGCCACCATTGCCAACATGGCCCCGGAATACGGCGCGACCTGCGGCTTTTTCCCGGTGGACGAAGTCACGCTGGACTACCTGCGCCTGTCCGGTCGCCCGGATCAGACCGTGAAACTGGTAGAAGCCTATTGCAAGGCCCAGGGCCTGTGGCGCCTGCCGGGCCAGGAACCGGTGTTCACCGACAGCCTTGAGCTGGACATGACCAGCGTCGAAGCCAGCCTCGCCGGCCCGAAACGCCCACAGGATCGAGTAGCACTGCCCAACGTGGCGCAAGCGTTCAGTGATTTTCTGGGCCTGCAGTTGAAACCCACTCAAAAAGACGAGGGCCGCCTGGAAAGCGAAGGCGGTGGCGGCGTGGCAGTGGGCAATGCCGATCAGGTCAGCGGCGAAGCGGAATACGAGTACGGTGGCCAGACGTATCGCCTGAAAAACGGCGCAGTGGTCATCGCGGCAATCACCTCGTGCACCAACACCTCCAACCCCAGCGTGATGATGGCTGCCGGGCTGGTGGCGAAAAAAGCTGTGGAGAAAGGCCTGACCACCAAGCCATGGGTCAAAACCTCCCTGGCACCGGGCTCCAAGGTGGTGACTGATTACTATCAGGCCGCAGGGCTGACCCAATACCTCGATGCGCTGGGGTTTGATCTGGTTGGCTACGGCTGCACCACGTGCATCGGTAACTCCGGGCCGCTGCGTGAGCCTATCGAGAAGGCCATTCAGCAGTCGGACCTGACCGTTGCGTCGGTGTTGTCCGGCAACCGCAACTTCGAAGGCCGGGTGCATCCTTTGGTCAAAACCAACTGGCTGGCGTCCCCGCCCCTGGTGGTGGCGTATGCCCTGGCGGGCAGCGTGCGCGTGGACATCAGCAGTGAACCCCTGGGCCAAGGGTCCGATGGTCAGCCGGTTTACTTGCGCGATATCTGGCCGAGCCAGAAGGAAATCGCCGAGGCGGTCGAGCAGGTCAACACCGGCATGTTCCACAAGGAATACGCCGAGGTGTTTGCCGGTGACGCGCAGTGGCAAGCCATTGAAGTACCTCAGGCCGCAACTTACGTGTGGCAGGACGATTCGACTTACATCCAGCATCCACCGTTCTTCGACGACATCGCCGGGCCTCTGCCAGTGATCGAGGACGTGCGCAGCGCTCGAGTGCTGGCACTGCTCGGAGATTCGGTGACCACCGACCACATCTCCCCTGCGGGCAACATCAAGTCCGACAGCCCGGCCGGGCGCTATCTGCGCGAGCAAGGCGTCGAGCCACGGGACTTCAACTCCTACGGCTCACGGCGCGGCAATCATGAAGTGATGATGCGCGGCACCTTTGCCAATATCCGCATCCGTAACGAAATGCTTGGCGGTGAGGAAGGTGGCTACACGCTGCACGTCCCGACTGACGAGAAACTGCCGATCTACGACGCCGCCATGCGCTATCAGGCCGAAGGCACACCGCTGGTGGTGATTGCCGGTCAAGAGTACGGCACAGGTTCCAGCCGCGACTGGGCTGCCAAGGGCACTAACCTGTTGGGCGTCAAAGCGGTGATCGCCGAGAGTTTCGAGCGCATTCACCGCTCCAACCTGGTCGGGATGGGCGTGCTGCCGCTGCAGTTCAAGAATGGCCAGAGCCGTAAAACCCTGAACCTCAACGGCAAGGAAACCCTGGACATTAGCGGTCTGACCCACGCCGACCTGCAACCCGGCATGAGCCTGCGTCTGACCATCACCCGCGAAGATGCGAGCCAGGAAGTGGTGGATGTGTTGTGCCGGATCGATACCCTGAACGAGGTGGAATACTTCAAGGCCGGAGGCATTCTGCATTATGTGTTGCGACAGTTGATTGCATCATAA
- the rutR_5 gene encoding TetR family transcriptional regulator gives MKTIDDSAVIAPVRASPTGRKNNPEKTRDDILQAAIAEFVAQGLSGARVDAIAERTKTSKRMIYYYFNSKEQLYAEVLEKLYGDIRRTESGLNLDALEPMQAIERLVEFTFDHHDRNVDFVRIVCIENIHNGENVKQSPTIRELSQNIVSILDKILRRGEVEGVFRQGVNAIDLHLMISSFCFYRISNRHTFSEIFQIELVNDEIKQRHKAMLCDSVTRYLRP, from the coding sequence ATGAAAACTATCGACGACAGTGCTGTGATCGCCCCCGTGCGGGCATCGCCGACGGGGCGCAAGAACAACCCGGAGAAAACCCGCGACGACATTTTGCAGGCCGCCATCGCCGAGTTTGTCGCCCAGGGCTTGTCCGGCGCGCGGGTCGACGCCATCGCCGAACGCACCAAAACTTCAAAGCGGATGATTTACTACTACTTCAACAGCAAGGAGCAGTTGTACGCCGAAGTACTGGAGAAGCTTTACGGGGATATTCGCCGTACCGAAAGCGGGCTCAACCTTGATGCACTTGAACCGATGCAGGCGATCGAGCGGCTGGTGGAATTCACCTTCGATCACCACGACCGCAATGTCGATTTCGTGCGCATTGTCTGCATCGAGAACATCCACAACGGCGAGAACGTCAAACAGTCACCCACTATTCGCGAACTGAGCCAGAACATCGTCAGCATCCTCGACAAGATCCTGCGTCGTGGCGAGGTTGAAGGGGTGTTTCGCCAAGGCGTGAACGCGATTGACCTGCACCTGATGATCAGCTCGTTCTGCTTCTATCGCATTTCCAACCGGCACACCTTTTCCGAGATTTTCCAGATTGAACTGGTCAATGACGAGATCAAGCAACGGCATAAGGCGATGTTGTGTGATTCAGTGACGCGTTACTTGCGGCCTTGA
- the exuT_2 gene encoding major facilitator transporter, producing the protein MIHTHSSSEATKVAAPHASMAAKFRGAMAVGKTRWGMLALVFFATTLNYIDRAALGVMQPILAKEMGWTAMDYANINFWFQVGYAAGFLLQGRFIDKVGVKRAFFLAVLLWSFATGAHGLATSATGFMICRFILGLTEAANYPACVKTTRLWFPAGERAIATGIFNAGTNVGAMLTPALLPFILTVWGWQAAFVSMGLLGLVWVVTWRLKYYNPEEHPSVSQKELDYINDNAEPEPVKVPFSHILKMRGTWAFAIAYSLTAPVFWFYLYWLPPFLNQQYNLGISVTQMGIPLILIWLTADFGSIGGGILSSWLIGRGMRATTARLLSMLVFAVTICSVIFAANASGLWVAVLAIALAVGAHQAWTANIWSLVMDYTPKHLMSTVFGFGGMCAAIGGMFMTQIVGAVLTATNNNYSVLFTMIPAMYFLALTWMYFMAPRRVEPLKD; encoded by the coding sequence ATGATTCATACACACTCGAGTTCCGAAGCGACAAAAGTCGCAGCGCCTCACGCCAGCATGGCCGCCAAGTTTCGCGGCGCAATGGCGGTGGGCAAAACCCGTTGGGGCATGCTGGCACTGGTGTTTTTCGCCACCACGCTGAACTACATTGACCGCGCTGCACTGGGCGTCATGCAGCCGATCCTCGCCAAGGAAATGGGCTGGACGGCGATGGATTACGCCAACATCAACTTCTGGTTCCAGGTCGGTTATGCCGCCGGCTTCCTGCTGCAGGGCCGGTTTATCGACAAGGTCGGTGTCAAACGCGCGTTCTTCCTGGCGGTACTGCTCTGGAGCTTTGCGACCGGGGCCCATGGTCTGGCGACGTCTGCCACGGGCTTCATGATCTGCCGGTTCATTCTCGGCCTGACTGAGGCGGCCAATTACCCGGCCTGCGTGAAAACCACGCGGCTGTGGTTCCCGGCCGGCGAGCGGGCGATTGCCACCGGGATCTTCAACGCAGGGACCAACGTCGGCGCGATGCTGACCCCTGCCCTGCTGCCGTTCATTCTGACCGTGTGGGGCTGGCAGGCGGCGTTCGTCAGCATGGGCCTGTTGGGGCTGGTCTGGGTCGTGACCTGGCGCCTGAAGTACTACAACCCGGAAGAACACCCGAGCGTGAGCCAGAAAGAACTGGACTACATCAACGACAACGCCGAACCCGAGCCTGTCAAAGTCCCGTTCTCACACATCCTTAAAATGCGCGGCACCTGGGCGTTCGCCATTGCCTATTCGCTGACCGCGCCGGTGTTCTGGTTCTACCTGTATTGGCTGCCGCCGTTCCTCAATCAGCAATACAACCTGGGTATCAGCGTGACGCAGATGGGCATCCCGCTGATTCTGATCTGGCTGACCGCCGACTTCGGCAGCATCGGCGGCGGCATTCTGTCGTCCTGGCTGATCGGCCGAGGCATGCGCGCCACCACGGCACGGTTGTTATCCATGCTGGTTTTCGCCGTGACGATTTGCAGCGTGATCTTCGCCGCCAACGCCAGCGGCCTGTGGGTGGCGGTGCTGGCCATTGCCTTGGCAGTCGGCGCGCATCAGGCCTGGACGGCCAATATCTGGAGCCTGGTGATGGACTACACGCCCAAGCACCTGATGAGCACGGTGTTCGGTTTCGGCGGAATGTGCGCAGCCATCGGCGGGATGTTCATGACCCAGATTGTCGGGGCCGTGCTGACCGCCACAAACAACAATTACAGCGTGCTGTTCACCATGATCCCGGCGATGTACTTCCTCGCATTGACCTGGATGTACTTCATGGCACCGCGCCGGGTAGAACCCCTCAAGGACTGA
- the aroE_2 gene encoding shikimate 5-dehydrogenase, translated as MTTLRTPSVLAGLIGSGIQASRTPALHEHEGDAQGIRYLYRLLDLDALKLDINALPDLLTSAQRMGYTGLNITFPCKQAVIPLLDELSAEAKGIGAVNTVLFKDGKRVGHNTDCLGFAEGFRRGLNDVSRKRVVQMGAGGAGAAVAHALLAEGVEHLSIFEVDPARAQGLVDNLNAHFGAQRAEVGRDLPAAMAAADGLVNTTPVGMTKLPGMPLPPELLHSALWVAEIIYFPLETELLKHARTLGCRTLDGGTMAVFQAVKAFELFSGQTADAERMQAHFHSMDD; from the coding sequence ATGACCACACTCCGCACACCGTCTGTCCTCGCCGGCCTTATCGGCTCGGGCATCCAGGCTTCCCGCACCCCTGCCCTGCATGAACATGAAGGCGATGCCCAAGGCATTCGCTATCTGTATCGTTTGCTCGATCTCGACGCCTTGAAGCTGGACATCAATGCCCTGCCCGATCTGCTGACCAGTGCGCAGCGCATGGGGTACACCGGGCTGAACATTACCTTCCCCTGCAAACAGGCCGTGATCCCTCTGCTTGACGAGCTATCCGCCGAAGCCAAAGGGATTGGCGCGGTCAACACGGTGTTGTTCAAGGATGGCAAGCGGGTCGGCCATAACACCGACTGCCTGGGCTTTGCCGAAGGCTTTCGGCGTGGCTTGAATGATGTGTCGCGTAAACGCGTCGTGCAGATGGGTGCCGGTGGCGCGGGCGCTGCGGTGGCCCACGCGCTGCTGGCCGAAGGCGTTGAACACCTGAGCATCTTTGAAGTGGACCCGGCCCGTGCCCAGGGTCTGGTGGACAACCTCAACGCCCACTTTGGCGCGCAGCGTGCAGAGGTGGGTCGTGACTTGCCCGCCGCCATGGCCGCCGCCGATGGCCTGGTCAACACCACGCCGGTGGGCATGACCAAACTGCCGGGCATGCCATTGCCACCCGAGTTGCTGCATTCGGCATTATGGGTTGCGGAGATTATCTACTTCCCGCTGGAAACCGAACTGCTCAAGCACGCCCGCACCCTGGGTTGCCGCACCCTGGACGGCGGCACCATGGCCGTGTTTCAGGCAGTGAAGGCGTTTGAGCTGTTCAGCGGGCAGACGGCGGATGCCGAACGGATGCAAGCGCATTTTCACAGCATGGATGATTGA